ACCATTTTCACCTTCCTTAGAATTACCTTCATGATCTTTATCAATATAATTGCTACAACTTTTAACACCATCATTATTGCAAATGACATTCCCATTATCGTAAACACTATTACGATTGTTGTTTCCCTTTTCATTGCCCTTAGAATTAACATTGCTTTTGATGTTGTTGGTATTGCTATTGATATTGCTTTCAATCTTGTAGTCGTTGAAATTGTTGTTATTATCTTTTCCTTCGGTGCTATTTTTGTTGAGTACTTCATTGGAGGAATTGCTTTTATCTATATGACTATTATTCTTGCTGTCACAAACACAATTAGTTTTTAGGTTGTTATAGTCTCTAACATTTCTTTTCGCACCATCATTCTTGGGGTTGGTGTTGTCATGAAGGTTGCAATTGTTGTCATCACTGTCACCTCTCTTTGAACTTCCATCATTActcttttcattataatttctACCTCTTTTAACATCATCATTATGGCAAATGATTTTTCCGTTGTCAAAAACACTATTACAGTTGTTGTTTTCCTTTCTGTTGTTCTTAGAATTAAcattgttgttgatgttgtttgaATTGCTATAGGGACTGCTCTTAATCTTGTAGTCACTGAGATTGTTGCAATTGTCATTTCTTTCAGTACAATTATTATTGAGTTCATCCGTGTAGGAATTGCTTTTATCAGTATGACTATTACTTTTATTGTCATAAACACCATTAGTTTTTAGGTTTTTATAGTCACTAGCATTTCTCTTAGCACTATCATCCTTGGGGTTGGGTTTGCCATAAAAGGTGCAATCGTGTTCATCATTGTCACTTTTCTTTGAACTTGCATCATTACccatattattataattgttacTTTTTTGCAAACCATCATTGTTGCAAATGACATTCCTATTGTCATAAACGTTAATACAATTATTGTTTCCTTTTCCATTACCCGTAGAATTAACATTTTTGGTCATGTTGCTTAAAGTGCTATTGAGATTGCTTTCAATCTTGTAGTCATTGAAAGTGTTGTTATTGTCTTTTCTTTCAGTACTACTACTGATGAGGTCATCATTATACGAATTATTTTTCTCTGTATGAATATTACTTTTGCTGTTATAAGCACCATTATTTTTTAGGTTGTTATAGTCATTAACATTTCTTTTAGCACCATCATTCGTGGGGTTGGCATTTCCAGAAGTGTTGAAATTGTTGTTATCATTGTGACCTCTCTTAAAACTATCATCACTATTCTCGTCATTATAATCTCTACCTTTTTTAACACCATCATTATTGGAAATGACATTTCTATTCTCGTAAACACTATTACGATTGTTGTTTTCCTTTGCATTGCCTTTAGAATTATCATTCTTCTTGGTGTTGTTGGAATTGCTATTGAGATTGCTTTCAATCTTGAAGTCATTGAAATTGTTGCTTTTGTCTTTTCTTTCAGTGCCATTTTTGTTGAGTTCTTCATTGTaggaatttcttttatttgtatgaCTATTTATTTTGGTGTCACGAACACCATTATTTTCTAGGTTGTTATAGTCACTAGCATTTCTTTTAGCACCTTCATTCTTGAGGTAGGTGGTTCCAAAAAGGTTGAGATTGTTCTCATTATTGTCACCTCTCTTAGCACTATCATCATTATTCCTTTCAATATAATTGCTACATTTTTTAACACCATCATTATTGCCAATAACATTCTCATTGTTGTAAACACTATTAAGATTGTTGTTTCCCTTTCCGTTGCCCTTAGAATTAACATTATTGTTAATGTTGTTGGAATTGATATTGAGATTGTTTTCAATCTTGTAATCATTGTAATTGTTGCTATTGtcttttctttcattgttatttttgttgagtTCTTCATTGTAGTAAGTGTTTTTATCTGTGTGACTATTTCTTTTGCTATCACAAACACCATTATTTTTTGGATTGTTATAGTCACTAACATTTCTTTTTGCACCATCATTCTTGAGATTGGCGTTGTCATGAAGGTTACGATTGTTGTCATCATGGTCACCTCTCTTAGAACTACCCTCATTACTCTTTTCGTTATAATCGCTACCTCCTTTAACATCATCATTATTGTCAATGACATTCTCATTGTCATAAACACTATTGTTGTTGGTGTTTTCCTTTTCGTTGCCCTTagaattaacttttttattgttgttgttgtttgaattGTTATTGAGATTGCTTTGAATCTTGTAGTGACTGAGATTTTTGCAATTGTCATATTTTtcagtattattattattgaattcaACCATGAAGGAATTACTTTTAGTGTGACTATTACTTTTGCTGCCACAAACACCATTATTTTTTAGGTTGTTATAGTCACTAACATTTCCTTTAGCACCATCATTCTTTACGATGGCGTTGCCATAGTTGTTGTCATTGTTGTCACTTTTCATTGAACTAGCATAATTACCCCTGTCATTATAATTACTACCTTTCTTAACACCATCATTATTGCAAATGACATTCCCATTGTCATAAACGTTATTACAATTGTTGTTTCCCTCTCTATTTCCCTTAGAATTAACATTGTTGTTCATGTTCTTGGAATTACTATTGAGATTGCTTTCAATATTGTAGTCGTCAAAATTGTTTCTATTGTCTTTTCTTTCAGTGCTATTATTGTTGAGATCATCATTGTAGGGATTGCTTTTATCAGTGTGAGTATTACTTTTGTTGCCATAAACACCATTCCTTTTTAGGCTTTTATAGTCATTAACCTTTATTTTAGTACCATCATTCATTGGGTAGGCATTTCCAAAAAGGTTGAGATTGTTGTCATCATTGTCACCTCTCTTAAAACTATCATGAGTGTTCTCTTCATTATAATTGCTACCTCTTTTAACACTATCATTATTGCAAATGACATTCCCAATATCGTAAACACTATTACGGTCATTAGATCCCTTTCCATTGCCCTTAGAATTaatattgttgttgatgttgttggaatTGCTATTGAGATTGCTTTCAATCTTGTAGTCGTTGAAATTGTTGATATTGTCTTTTCTTTCaatgttatttttgttgagTTCTTCGTTGTAGGAATTGCTTTTGTCTGTATGACTATTTCTTTTGTTATCACAAACTCCATTAGTTTTTAGGTTGTTATAGTCATTAACATTTCTTTTAGAACCATCTTTCTTGGGGTAGACATTTTCAGAAGGGTTAAGATTGTTGTCATCATTGTCACTTTTCTTAGAACTACCATCTTTATTCTCGTCTTTATAATTGCTACCTTTTTTAACACCATCATTATTGCAAATGACATTTCCATTGTCGTAAACACTATTACGATTGTTGTTTCTGTTTCCATTGCCCTTATAGTTTGAATTGTTATTGAGATTTCTTTCAATGTTGTGGTCATTGAAATTGTGGCTATTGTCTTTTCTTTCAGTGCTATTATTGTTGAGATCATCATTGTAGGAATTGCTTTTATCAGTGTGAGTATTACTTTTGTTGCCATAAACACCATTCCTTTTTAGGCTTTTATAGTCATTAACCTTTGTTTTAGTACCATCATTCATTGGGTAGGCATTTCCAAAAAGATGGAGATTATTGTCATCATTGTCACCTCTCTTAGAACTATCATCACTACCCACGTCTTTATAATTGCTACCCTTTTTAACACCATCATTATTGCAAATGACATTTCCATTGTCGTAAACACTATTACTATTGTTGTTTCCCTTTCCATTGCTCTTGGAATTAACTTTGTTGTTGATGCTGTTGGAATTACTATCGAGATTGTTTTCATTGTTGTAGCCGTTGAAATTGATGTTGTTGTCTTTTCTTTCAATGTTATTTTTGTGGAGTTCTTCATTGTAGAAATTGCTTTTATTTGTAtgactatttcttttattgtccCAAACATCATTATTTTTGAGGTTGTTATAGTCACTGACATTTCTTTTAGCACCATCATTCTTGAGGTTGGCGTTGCCATGAAGGTTGTAGTTGTTGTCATCATGGTCACCTCTCTTAAAACTACCATCACTACCCACGTCATTATATTTGCTCCTATTTTTTACACTATCATTATTACAAATGACATTTCTAGTGTCATATACACTATTACTATTGATTTTTCCCTTTTCATTGCTCTTTGAATTAACattgttgttgatgttggtgGAATTACTATTGAGATGACTTTTAATCTTGTAGTCGTTGAAATTGTTGCAATTGTCATTTCTTTctgtgttgtttttgttgagCTCAACCTTGTAGGAATTGTTTTTATCAATATGATTATTACTTTCGTTGTCACAAACaccattattttttaagttgttaTAGTCACTAACATTTGTTTTAGCCTTATCGTTCTTGGGATTGGCATTGCCATAAAGGTTACGATTATTGTCATCATGGTCACCTCTCTTGGAATTACCAGCATTACCCTTGCCACTATAATTGATTCCTTTTTTAACATCATCATTATTGCAAATGACATTCTTATAGTCATAAACATTGTTACGGTTATTGTTTCCCGTTTCAAGTCTCTTAGAATTAACATTGTTGTTGATGTTATTGTCGTTGTCTTTTCTAACACAATCAATGTTGTGAATGTAATTACCATTGTCACTATTTTTCGTGTTGTCATCcttgtttggaatattattatcataaacCCCATTGCAAGTGTGATCAACATGACCTTTACTCTTAGAAGTTCTATTTTTGTTGGCATTGTAATTATTGTCACTAATCTTCGGATCATCATTCTTATGGATCTTCTCATAAGCAACATAACAATTGTTGACTCTATCCTTAGAGTTATTAATGATACTTGTGTTTCCAACATTAACACCATTCTTAATGTCACCATTGTTGAAATTGTTATCAACATTTCTAAAAGCATTATCATAGATATTATTTTCTATCATATGACCAATATAACCATTTTTAGCACCATCATTTTTGCAAATGCTATTATCATCACCATAACCACCACCATGGTTATTGTTATCATTCTCATTtctattatatttgtaattattgtTAATGTTGTTGTCGTTGCCATCACTTTTAACATCATCatcaatattatatttgttgCTTCCATAATAAACATCATGGTTATTGTTAAGAATTCCACCAATTTTAGAATTTTCATCTTTCACAATCTTTTTGTCATTTCCACCCCTTTTAACATTACTATTGTTGGAAATGTTGTTGACATAAGAATCATCACAGTCATAAATATTATTGTCACCACTCTTAGATGTTCTATTATTTCTTTTGTCGTTtttgttttctctatttttagCATCATCAGTGCTTTTGATATTATTCTTATTGTGATAAATATTTGTATGAATATTCTTTCCATCGCCACCACTCTTAGAATTATCATCTTTCATAATCATTTTGTCAATTTCACCTCTTTTAACGTGACTATTGAGGATGTTGTTGACATAAGAATTATCATAGTCATAAATATTTTGGTCACCACTCGTAGaggttttattattgtttttgtcaCTTTTGTTTCCTCCATTTTTAGAACCATCACTATTTTGGGTATTATTGTCATTATAAGCACATGCGTGAATGTTGCTTCCAGTGTTACTACTCTTAGAATTATCATCTTTGATAATTTTCTTGTCATTTCCTCCACTTTCAAAATTATGACTGTTGGAGATATTGTTGAAATAAGAATCATCacaatcataaatattattgttaccactcataaaagttttattattccTTTTGTCAACTTTTTGTTTAGCACTATCATTATTTTGGATATTATTCTCACTGTGATAAACACTTGCATGAAGGTTGCTTTCATTGCCATCACCCTTACAATTATCACCTTTCATAATCTTCTTGTCATTTCCACCTTTTTTAGCATCATGATTGTTGGGCATGTTGTTGGCATAAGAATCACCACAATCATAGATATTATTGTCACCACTCgttaaagttttattattttttttggcaGTTTTGTTTTCACCGTTTTTAACATCACTACATTGGATATTATCCTCGTTGTGATAATCACTTGCCTGAATGTTGTTTCCATTGCCACAACTCTTACTATCATCTTTCATAATCTTCTTGATATTTCCACCTCTTTTGGAATCATGATTTTTGGGGATGTTGTTGACATAAAAATCTTCAAAGTCATAGATATTGTTTTCACCACTTGTAAATGTTTTACTATTTCTTTTGTCACTTTTGTTTTCCCTATTTTTAGCACCATCACTACTTTGAATATTATTCTCATTGTAATAAGTACTTGCATGAATGTTGTTTCCATCACCCCCACTCTTAGaattatcatttttcatattcttcttATCATTTCCAACtcttttagtatcaatattaGTAGTGATGTTGTTGACATAAGAGTCACTAGAGTCATAGATATTGTTATCACCATTCATAAATGCTTTTGAATTCCTTttgtcaattttgtttttagtattaTCACTACTTTGGATATTATTCCCATTTTGATAAGCACTTGCATGAATGTTGTTTCCATTGCCACCACTATTGGAAAAATCATTATTGGAATGTTTGTCTTTGttgtcattaattttatttctaacattCTTGTTGGTATTGTCATTGTCATTGCTTTTAGTGCTATCACTATTGCATATATTGTTTCCATTTGCATAACTAGTATTATAGTTCATATTGCTAATTTGATTGACAATGCTTTTACCTGCATTAATGTTGCGATTGTTGTCAATGTCAATGCTTTGGCCACTACCATTGTTACAATTGTTGTCGTAGTTGCATATattttctcctttgttgtgaACATTAATGTCATTCTTAATGTTTTTTTCATTGCAGCAGTTATAATTGAAGTTGACGCCTTTAACAATATCTTCATCTTTTTGGTCGTTGTTACTTTCATACTCAATACGTTGAACACCGTCAACATTTGAGCACTTGCTTCCATTGATTTTAACATCACCAGTTTTGTAATTGTCTCTGTTGTTAATGGTTTTAGTCCTAATGCTCTTTTTGTACTTGTTTTCATTGTCATTCTCAATGTCTTTAGTAGCGTCATTGTCTTGGTTGTTAATGACAATGTCTTTACTCTTTATGCTATCAGAGGTGCAACTACTTCTGTTATTGGCATGGGCACTACCATTGTTATGGTTGTTGTCATCATTATTGTTACTTGTCGAAACTTTGTTGCCAATGTCAATGCATTTTCCACTATCATTGTTATAATTGTTGTCGGAATTGCATGTATCTTCTCTTTTGTTGTAAACATTGATGTCATTCTTAATGTTTTTTTCATTGTGGCGATTATAATTGAAGTTGATGTTTTTAACAATATCTCCATCTTTTTGGTCGTTGTTACTTTCATACTTAATACTTCCAACACCATCAACATTTGTGCACTTGCTTTCATTGATTTTAGCATCACCAATTTTGCAATTGTCTTTATTGTTGGTGGTTTTAGTCCTAACGCTCTTTTTGTACTTGTTGTCATGGTCATTCTCAATGTCTTTAGTAGTGTCATTGTCTTGGTTGTCGGTGTCAATTCTTTTACCACCATAAATGTTATGATTGTTGTATTTGTTGTCGAAGTTGTTGCTAATGTTTTTAGTGATATCATTGTCGTAGTTCTTGTTGTTAACTTCTTTACTTTTGTCAATGTTGTAATGGTTCTTGTTGTTGACATCAACACCACCATTTCCATAGTTGATCCTTGTACAAATATCAACTTTATTATTGTTGATAATGTCAAtgtttttattgtcattcttaatGCTTTTAACACTGAAGTCATTGTTGTCAATGCCTTTAGTTGTACTACCATGAACATTGCAATCGTTGTCATTGCCCAAGTGTATACCATTATCaacattgttgttgttgtcagtGTTTTTACTTACCCTTTTAAAGTCACTGATGTCATTCTTATTATCATCAACATTCTTATGGTCATTCTTAATGTTTTTAGCATTTGTAGCAATATCATTGTTACTTTGTTTGTTCCTCCCATAATCACCGATATTATCATCTTTGTTGTGCTTGTTGTCATGAGTTTCACCTGAAATGTAATATTTGTCTTCTCTATCGTGATTGTTGTCAGTGAGAGTGCTGTTAGAAGCATCACTGTTACGGTTATCAAGGTCGTTTTCATTAATAATGGACTTTCGTGGGGTGGAACAATTAGTTTCTGCTATGGAAGAATTAACACTCATTGTTCTTGGTGAGGAATACGAAGAATTGATATGATTCAAAGTGGTCTTGCATTGGATCGTGCCCTCCAACACTTGCTCAGAAACATGCCACACCTTCACTGAGTTGTCCAAGCTCCCAGTATACACAATCCATCCTTGTTCCCTTTGCTCCACAGCAATGCACTTAACAGGTCCTGTGTGACCTATCAAAACTGAATGACATGTGTGGAAGCCATTTTCACTATACctccacacacacacattatTATCCACTGAGCCACTAAATACAAGGTTCCCCGCTGTGGCAAGGCAAAGCACAGCGAGCTTGTGACCCCTTAAAACATCACCTTGCAAGTACTCACCTTTATGGTCACACTCCCAAAAGTTCACCAACCCATCTGAAGAACCACAGTACACCATTGTGGCCATGCAGTTCACTGCCAACGCTGTAACAGCATTTTCTTGCTTTAGCAAAATCCGATCCAACACATGTTTAGgcttcttctctttctccccCTTTTTCACATTCACTCTCCTCCATAACTTCACTGTCCCATCAGCAGACCCTGTTAATACGCTTCCTTCAAGCAGCGCTACCACCGCATTCACTGCATCATTGTGTGCAGTGACAGAATCTAAGCATTTTGAATCCGCCAAACGCCACACCTTCAGCGTCTTGTCCCACGATCCAGAGTACAACAACCCTTCTTCTTTGTCCAAGCTTAGACTTGAAATGGCATCAAAGTGTTTTACCTTCACCGCGTTTCGGTTTCGTCGAACCTCCACGTAGTTCTTTGGGTTCATGGAGGATTTCACGTATTCTTTAAACGTGGGCAAGCTCCCTATTCGTTTGTAGTTATATGGATTCTTGGATGAAACTTTCCACACTCTAATCTTCCCGTCTTGATGGCCGGTGAAAATTTTGCCATCAGATATTACTATGGTTTTTACCAAACCGCTGCTTGATTTGAAACCAGTGAAGTCCTTGAGATGCTTCCAAACTCTTATGTTTTTGCTGTCAGAGCCTGCATATAACAATTCTCCAGAAACAGCTAAAGAATAAATGTGACCTGTTTCGCGGACGAGGGATCCGATGAGCTCAGTTTCCGGGGAATAATCTTCGTTGTAGTGGTTTGCAGAGTTGGGTAATGACCAAGGAGACTTTTTTATCGGAGAAGAAGTGTTGGGATGGTAGTTCCATGGGGACATGGTGTAGGGAGAGGCACTATTGCTGTTGGCATCATCATAATTGTGACTATGGTTgaaatcatcatcttcattgtTGAAACTGATAAACGAGGTGGGTTCATAATGTGATAGCGTTTCGAATTTGGGTTTATGCAAGGCGTTGTGTGTATTTAGCTCCACTAACATGGAGCCGCCGCCATGTGCATTTGTCATTCAATATCGAGAGAAAACGAACATCAACGAGGAATTCAATAGAATGTTAGATTTTGTTGATTTGAGAGATTGTAACATAAGGAAACAACATTTGAAAATGTTAAGAATTTTGTTTCAAGCTGCATTTGTGTAGCAAAGTTGAAATTTATGCCATAGGTTAAGAAAagcatatacatatataattaaaggtGGAGAAATGATGAGATAATAGACTAATATGTTAAGGGATAAAGgatgtttgatatttttttttctattatgagAAAAGAGATATACCGATAAAACTTCCAATTCAGCACACATTTTTCTACTAATATCTAGTATTAGAATGTTATATTTTGCCTATCTATATATGGTGTCAAACCATTAATGTTGcaccttttaaaaatatagcttCACCTTTTTAAGAAGAAATGAAGTTATTCTCCCTTTTAAAACTCAATGTTTAAAGATcgatcatattattatttaaacaaattaaaaggataatttaaatttgttttaaaaaatgttgtacattataattatatagagGTACacgtattaaataaaaattattaattatttatattattattaatatattaaaatgttatatttcaaatcaaaactcaaactattttaattaaaaaaaaaattaattaaaaaaatcacataattgtaATAACACTTTTTATATCGattgtaattataataaatataaaagtggatacagtgacatttttgtaacaaagaagaaaactttttatatttattataattataaccaTGTAGATgtagtgacatttttgtaataaataagaaaattttctatATCAATTCTATTTAGTAttagaatttgatttaaataattataaaaaaactgtCATAACTCATTCATAAgattaagatatatatatatatatatatatatatatatatatatatatatatatatatatatatatatatatatatatatatatatataacactctATTACCATTCTTTCTTCGgtctctttctcaaattttctcTTTGCTCACAATTTCCattccttttaaaatttgatgacaCCTCACACCAACAAGTGTGTTAGGAATCATTTCtaaccaaataaatatttaaatagggtaacttcttgtttttttttgtagatttgttattattatttttttcttatgaatATTTGACATCAATCTTGGTGGATTTACATTTGAAGTTGAGatagttataatatttttgagtTTTATGTAGATCTGTGTGTTGTTTCAACATATTTTAGATGTTGATTTATATagtttgaataaattaaattattgtgtTAAGATATTGCATTTGGaagaaattagttttattattattttgaaagtgATATTCACTGTTATGCATAAAATGTTTGAATTTGATGTGGATGAATATGTACGTGTGTATGTATACattgaatttgaataattaagattaaaatgAAATGGTGAAAGAATGATGTTTGAACAAATTATAGATTATACCAATTAATTTGAATGTGTCTCAAagtta
The Vigna angularis cultivar LongXiaoDou No.4 chromosome 5, ASM1680809v1, whole genome shotgun sequence genome window above contains:
- the LOC108339459 gene encoding uncharacterized protein LOC108339459, with translation MTNAHGGGSMLVELNTHNALHKPKFETLSHYEPTSFISFNNEDDDFNHSHNYDDANSNSASPYTMSPWNYHPNTSSPIKKSPWSLPNSANHYNEDYSPETELIGSLVRETGHIYSLAVSGELLYAGSDSKNIRVWKHLKDFTGFKSSSGLVKTIVISDGKIFTGHQDGKIRVWKVSSKNPYNYKRIGSLPTFKEYVKSSMNPKNYVEVRRNRNAVKVKHFDAISSLSLDKEEGLLYSGSWDKTLKVWRLADSKCLDSVTAHNDAVNAVVALLEGSVLTGSADGTVKLWRRVNVKKGEKEKKPKHVLDRILLKQENAVTALAVNCMATMVYCGSSDGLVNFWECDHKGEYLQGDVLRGHKLAVLCLATAGNLVFSGSVDNNVCVWRYSENGFHTCHSVLIGHTGPVKCIAVEQREQGWIVYTGSLDNSVKVWHVSEQVLEGTIQCKTTLNHINSSYSSPRTMSVNSSIAETNCSTPRKSIINENDLDNRNSDASNSTLTDNNHDREDKYYISGETHDNKHNKDDNIGDYGRNKQSNNDIATNAKNIKNDHKNVDDNKNDISDFKRVSKNTDNNNNVDNGIHLGNDNDCNVHGSTTKGIDNNDFSVKSIKNDNKNIDIINNNKVDICTRINYGNGGVDVNNKNHYNIDKSKEVNNKNYDNDITKNISNNFDNKYNNHNIYGGKRIDTDNQDNDTTKDIENDHDNKYKKSVRTKTTNNKDNCKIGDAKINESKCTNVDGVGSIKYESNNDQKDGDIVKNINFNYNRHNEKNIKNDINVYNKREDTCNSDNNYNNDSGKCIDIGNKVSTSNNNDDNNHNNGSAHANNRSSCTSDSIKSKDIVINNQDNDATKDIENDNENKYKKSIRTKTINNRDNYKTGDVKINGSKCSNVDGVQRIEYESNNDQKDEDIVKGVNFNYNCCNEKNIKNDINVHNKGENICNYDNNCNNGSGQSIDIDNNRNINAGKSIVNQISNMNYNTSYANGNNICNSDSTKSNDNDNTNKNVRNKINDNKDKHSNNDFSNSGGNGNNIHASAYQNGNNIQSSDNTKNKIDKRNSKAFMNGDNNIYDSSDSYVNNITTNIDTKRVGNDKKNMKNDNSKSGGDGNNIHASTYYNENNIQSSDGAKNRENKSDKRNSKTFTSGENNIYDFEDFYVNNIPKNHDSKRGGNIKKIMKDDSKSCGNGNNIQASDYHNEDNIQCSDVKNGENKTAKKNNKTLTSGDNNIYDCGDSYANNMPNNHDAKKGGNDKKIMKGDNCKGDGNESNLHASVYHSENNIQNNDSAKQKVDKRNNKTFMSGNNNIYDCDDSYFNNISNSHNFESGGNDKKIIKDDNSKSSNTGSNIHACAYNDNNTQNSDGSKNGGNKSDKNNNKTSTSGDQNIYDYDNSYVNNILNSHVKRGEIDKMIMKDDNSKSGGDGKNIHTNIYHNKNNIKSTDDAKNRENKNDKRNNRTSKSGDNNIYDCDDSYVNNISNNSNVKRGGNDKKIVKDENSKIGGILNNNHDVYYGSNKYNIDDDVKSDGNDNNINNNYKYNRNENDNNNHGGGYGDDNSICKNDGAKNGYIGHMIENNIYDNAFRNVDNNFNNGDIKNGVNVGNTSIINNSKDRVNNCYVAYEKIHKNDDPKISDNNYNANKNRTSKSKGHVDHTCNGVYDNNIPNKDDNTKNSDNGNYIHNIDCVRKDNDNNINNNVNSKRLETGNNNRNNVYDYKNVICNNDDVKKGINYSGKGNAGNSKRGDHDDNNRNLYGNANPKNDKAKTNVSDYNNLKNNGVCDNESNNHIDKNNSYKVELNKNNTERNDNCNNFNDYKIKSHLNSNSTNINNNVNSKSNEKGKINSNSVYDTRNVICNNDSVKNRSKYNDVGSDGSFKRGDHDDNNYNLHGNANLKNDGAKRNVSDYNNLKNNDVWDNKRNSHTNKSNFYNEELHKNNIERKDNNINFNGYNNENNLDSNSNSINNKVNSKSNGKGNNNSNSVYDNGNVICNNDGVKKGSNYKDVGSDDSSKRGDNDDNNLHLFGNAYPMNDGTKTKVNDYKSLKRNGVYGNKSNTHTDKSNSYNDDLNNNSTERKDNSHNFNDHNIERNLNNNSNYKGNGNRNNNRNSVYDNGNVICNNDGVKKGSNYKDENKDGSSKKSDNDDNNLNPSENVYPKKDGSKRNVNDYNNLKTNGVCDNKRNSHTDKSNSYNEELNKNNIERKDNINNFNDYKIESNLNSNSNNINNNINSKGNGKGSNDRNSVYDIGNVICNNDSVKRGSNYNEENTHDSFKRGDNDDNNLNLFGNAYPMNDGTKIKVNDYKSLKRNGVYGNKSNTHTDKSNPYNDDLNNNSTERKDNRNNFDDYNIESNLNSNSKNMNNNVNSKGNREGNNNCNNVYDNGNVICNNDGVKKGSNYNDRGNYASSMKSDNNDNNYGNAIVKNDGAKGNVSDYNNLKNNGVCGSKSNSHTKSNSFMVEFNNNNTEKYDNCKNLSHYKIQSNLNNNSNNNNNKKVNSKGNEKENTNNNSVYDNENVIDNNDDVKGGSDYNEKSNEGSSKRGDHDDNNRNLHDNANLKNDGAKRNVSDYNNPKNNGVCDSKRNSHTDKNTYYNEELNKNNNERKDNSNNYNDYKIENNLNINSNNINNNVNSKGNGKGNNNLNSVYNNENVIGNNDGVKKCSNYIERNNDDSAKRGDNNENNLNLFGTTYLKNEGAKRNASDYNNLENNGVRDTKINSHTNKRNSYNEELNKNGTERKDKSNNFNDFKIESNLNSNSNNTKKNDNSKGNAKENNNRNSVYENRNVISNNDGVKKGRDYNDENSDDSFKRGHNDNNNFNTSGNANPTNDGAKRNVNDYNNLKNNGAYNSKSNIHTEKNNSYNDDLISSSTERKDNNNTFNDYKIESNLNSTLSNMTKNVNSTGNGKGNNNCINVYDNRNVICNNDGLQKSNNYNNMGNDASSKKSDNDEHDCTFYGKPNPKDDSAKRNASDYKNLKTNGVYDNKSNSHTDKSNSYTDELNNNCTERNDNCNNLSDYKIKSSPYSNSNNINNNVNSKNNRKENNNCNSVFDNGKIICHNDDVKRGRNYNEKSNDGSSKRGDSDDNNCNLHDNTNPKNDGAKRNVRDYNNLKTNCVCDSKNNSHIDKSNSSNEVLNKNSTEGKDNNNNFNDYKIESNINSNTNNIKSNVNSKGNEKGNNNRNSVYDNGNVICNNDGVKSCSNYIDKDHEGNSKEGENGDNNRNLYGNSNPKNDGAKGNFVDNNNLKSNSVYNNKFNIATDKNKSFDDELKNKSTKSNDNFNNLNDYKIKSNLNSNSKNIYNNGNSKGNKKENNNRNSVDDNENVICNHDVVKKGINYNYESNNGSSKRGDNDDNNRNLHDNANLKYDGAKRNVSDYNNPKNNGVCDSKRNSHTDKNTSYNEELNKNNIEKKDNSKNFNGYKIESNLNNNSNNINNNVNSKDKGKGNNNLNSVYDNWNVIGNNDDVKKGSNYNERNNEGSAQRSDNNDRNSSYNDEPKNNCTKSNDNCKNLNDFKIKSNLNSNSNNINNNVNSKGSRKENNNHNSVYDNGNLIYNNDGVKKGSNYSVMGIDGSSKRGDNDDNNRNLYGNANPKNDGAERNVSDYNNLKNKGVCGSKSNSHTDKNNSYKDELINNSTERKDNSNNFNDYKIRSNPNSNSNNININVNTGNRNGNNIRNSVYDNGNVICNNDGVKKGSNYNDEGNEGYSKRGNNDDNNCNLYDNANTKNDGTKRSVSDYNNLKNNGHCGSKNNSHIDKSNSYKDELNNNSTESHDNGNNLNDYKIKSNINNNSNNINNNVNSKANGKGNNNHNNVYDHRKVICSNDGVKKGNNYSDKVYDGSSKSSDNDYNNRNPFENINPKNDGAKRNLIDYNNQKNNDVCDNRSNSHTDKNNSYKDELNNDNIGNNDNFNDLNDYKIKSSVSSNSNHRNCKGSESIGNNINQNQDRAKINYDVSNNKINVSSHNNSCNIFQNSNNDIGDYRNKNERHLQSRNQHCN